In one window of Ovis aries strain OAR_USU_Benz2616 breed Rambouillet chromosome 3, ARS-UI_Ramb_v3.0, whole genome shotgun sequence DNA:
- the TEF gene encoding thyrotroph embryonic factor: MSDAGGGKKPPVEPQAGPGPGPGRAAGERGLPGSFPLVLKKLMENPPRETRLDKEKGKEKLEEDEAAAASTMAVSASLMPPIWDKTIPYDGESFHLEYMDLDEFLLENGIPASPTHLVQNLLLPVAELEGKESASSSTASPPSSSTAVFQPSETVSSTESSLEKERETPSPIDPNCVEVDVNFNPDPADLVLSSVPGGELFNPRKHKFAEEDLKPQPMIKKAKKVFVPDEQKDEKYWTRRKKNNVAAKRSRDARRLKENQITIRAAFLEKENTALRTEVAELRKEVGKCKTIVSKYETKYGPL; this comes from the exons AGCCGGGGAaaggggcctgccaggctccttccctCTGGTCCTCAAGAAGCTGATGGAGAACCCCCCACGCGAGACGCGCCTCG ATaaggaaaaggggaaggaaaagcTGGAGGAAGACGAGGCTGCAGCAGCCAGCACCATGGCCGTCTCAGCCTCCCTCATGCCACCCATCTGGGACAAAACCATCCCGTACGATGGCGAGTCTTTCCACCTGGAGTACATGGACCTGGATGAGTTCCTGCTGGAGAATGGCATCCCCGCCAGCCCCACCCACCTGGTGCAGAACCTGCTGCTGCCGGTGGCTGAGCTAGAAGGGAAGGAGTCAGCCAGCTCCTCCACGGCGTCCCCACCATCCTCCTCCACCGCCGTCTTTCAGCCCTCGGAAACCGTGTCCAGCACAG AATCCTCCctggaaaaggagagggagaccCCCAGTCCCATCGACCCCAACTGCGTGGAGGTAGATGTGAACTTCAATCCTGACCCTGCCGACCTGGTCCTGTCCAGCGTGCCCGGCGGGGAGCTCTTCAACCCTCGGAAGCACAAGTTTGCCGAGGAGGACCTGAAGCCCCAGCCCATGATCAAAAAGGCCAAGAAGGTCTTTGTCCCTGATGAGCAGAAG GACGAGAAGTACTGGACGAGGCGCAAGAAGAACAATGTGGCGGCTAAGCGGTCCCGGGACGCCCGGCGCCTGAAGGAGAATCAGATCACCATCCGGGCggccttcctggagaaggagaacaCGGCCCTGCGGACGGAGGTGGCCGAGCTGCGCAAGGAGGTGGGCAAGTGCAAGACCATCGTGTCCAAGTATGAGACCAAGTACGGGCCCTTGTAA